One segment of Trachemys scripta elegans isolate TJP31775 chromosome 1, CAS_Tse_1.0, whole genome shotgun sequence DNA contains the following:
- the TMEM217 gene encoding LOW QUALITY PROTEIN: transmembrane protein 217 (The sequence of the model RefSeq protein was modified relative to this genomic sequence to represent the inferred CDS: deleted 1 base in 1 codon; substituted 2 bases at 2 genomic stop codons), with product MMIILCPAGFCGMTLKAGATVAAVYVILVTDIYLIFEVGHLEXAMTDMAQIKPFSLTEVGKMLPYCYYTAITLAVMTYLVCVFLFYSVQKRLYMGMFAYVAWIIFYDLANCLIMALAYRVSKEAXFSLSPLEWFGLAIRIPMDCFWLSFVVTCALIVIESKGQGRLSLRNVSERSRMRRSSRNVSEPPRFRLGSTARKGV from the exons ATGATGATCATCTTGTGCCCGGCGGGGTTCTGTGGCATGACCCTCAAGGCCGGGGCCACTGTAGCTGCTGTCTACGTGATCCTAGTGACTGACATCTACCTGATCTTTGAGGTTGGCCACTTGGAATGAGCAATGACAGACATGGCACAAATCAAGCCCTTCAGCTTAACCGAAGTGGGGAAGATGCTACCGTATTGCTACTATACAGCCATCACGCTGGCTGTCATGACCTACTTGGTGTGTGTCTTCCTCTTCTACTCAGTCCAGAAGCGGCTCTACATGGGCATGTTCGCCTATGTCGCATGGATCATCTTCTATGACCTGGCTAACTGCCTCATCATGGCCCTGGCTTACCGGGTCTCCAAAGAAGCCTGATTTTCCCTCAGCCCCCTGGAGTGGTTTGGGCTGGCCATCAGGATCCCCATGGATTGTTTCTGGCTCTCCTTCGTTGTCACATGTGCCCTGATAGTTATTGAAAGCAAGGGACAAGGAAGGCTGTCGCTC AGGAACGTGTCAGAACGCTCTAGGATGAGGCGGAGCTCTAGGAACGTGTCAGAACCACCCAGGTTTAGGTTGGGCTCCACTGCTAGGAAAGGCGTGTGA